In one Sporomusa sphaeroides DSM 2875 genomic region, the following are encoded:
- a CDS encoding formate--tetrahydrofolate ligase — protein MKSDVEIAQAAQMNPIVEVARELEIPAEELELYGNYKAKVALKTWERIKNRPDGKLILVSAINPTPAGEGKTTTTVGLGDSLRRKGKKVVIALREPSLGPCFGVKGGAAGGGYSQVVPMEDINLHFTGDFHAITTAHNLLAAIIDNHLHHGNALGIDPRRITWRRVLDLNERALRNVVCGLGGKANGVPRETGFDITVASEMMAILCLAKDLDDMKERIGRIIVAYTYAGKPVTPEDLKVTGALALLFKDAIKPNLVQTLENTPAFVHGGPFANIAHGCNSVSATKYALKLADYCVTEAGFGADLGAEKFIDIKCRFAGFKPSVVVIVATVRALKMHGGVPKNELAGENMGALEKGLANLTKHIENIQQFGLPAVVAINAFPTDTAQELSFVEEQCNKLGAEVALSEVWAKGSLGGQVLAEKVLAACERPNEFTFAYDETAPIKDKISAIATKIYGADGVNYTPAAEKTIQELTALGFDKTPICMAKTQYSLSDDMNKAGRPTGFSITVREVRVAAGAGFLVAITGEIMTMPGLPKEPSAVKMDIDNDGKIVGLF, from the coding sequence ATGAAAAGTGATGTCGAGATTGCGCAAGCCGCACAAATGAATCCTATTGTTGAGGTAGCCCGGGAATTAGAGATTCCCGCCGAAGAATTGGAACTCTACGGTAACTACAAAGCAAAAGTTGCTCTTAAGACCTGGGAGCGGATCAAAAACAGGCCGGATGGCAAACTGATTCTGGTTTCGGCGATAAATCCGACTCCTGCCGGTGAAGGAAAAACAACAACAACCGTTGGACTTGGCGACTCCCTGCGGCGAAAAGGCAAAAAGGTTGTCATCGCTCTGCGTGAACCGTCCCTAGGACCCTGTTTCGGGGTGAAAGGCGGTGCCGCCGGCGGTGGTTACTCACAGGTAGTGCCAATGGAAGATATCAATCTTCACTTTACCGGCGATTTTCACGCCATTACTACAGCCCATAACCTGCTGGCTGCCATTATTGATAACCACCTGCATCATGGAAACGCCCTTGGCATCGATCCGCGGCGTATTACCTGGCGCCGGGTACTTGACCTTAATGAGCGGGCTTTGCGCAATGTTGTATGCGGGCTTGGCGGCAAGGCTAACGGTGTGCCAAGAGAAACCGGCTTTGATATAACGGTTGCCTCGGAAATGATGGCCATTCTTTGCTTAGCCAAAGATCTGGATGATATGAAAGAGAGAATTGGCCGGATTATTGTTGCCTATACCTATGCGGGCAAGCCTGTTACTCCCGAAGACCTAAAAGTAACCGGAGCCTTAGCCTTGCTGTTCAAAGATGCCATCAAACCCAACCTTGTACAAACACTGGAAAATACGCCGGCTTTCGTTCATGGCGGCCCGTTTGCCAATATCGCGCATGGTTGTAACAGTGTGTCGGCTACCAAGTATGCCCTCAAGCTGGCAGATTACTGTGTAACCGAAGCCGGTTTCGGCGCCGATCTTGGAGCAGAGAAGTTTATTGACATCAAATGCCGTTTTGCCGGCTTTAAGCCAAGTGTTGTGGTTATCGTAGCCACTGTTCGTGCCCTGAAAATGCATGGCGGCGTTCCTAAGAATGAACTGGCCGGTGAAAATATGGGAGCTCTGGAAAAGGGCCTTGCCAACCTGACCAAACATATTGAGAATATCCAGCAATTTGGCCTGCCGGCTGTGGTAGCCATCAACGCGTTCCCGACCGACACCGCCCAAGAGTTAAGTTTTGTGGAAGAACAGTGCAATAAGCTGGGTGCCGAAGTGGCCTTATCCGAAGTATGGGCCAAGGGCAGCCTGGGCGGGCAGGTGTTGGCGGAAAAGGTACTGGCTGCCTGCGAACGGCCTAACGAATTTACCTTTGCCTATGATGAAACAGCGCCAATTAAAGATAAAATTTCAGCAATTGCCACTAAAATTTATGGAGCAGACGGCGTAAACTATACGCCTGCTGCGGAGAAAACGATTCAGGAACTTACGGCTTTGGGTTTTGATAAGACGCCGATTTGTATGGCCAAGACCCAGTATTCTCTCAGCGATGATATGAATAAAGCAGGCCGTCCAACAGGATTTAGCATTACCGTTCGCGAAGTGCGGGTAGCAGCCGGCGCAGGCTTCCTGGTAGCCATAACCGGTGAAATCATGACTATGCCAGGACTTCCCAAGGAGCCCTCTGCCGTTAAGATGGATATTGATAATGATGGTAAGATTGTAGGTTTATTCTAA
- a CDS encoding Crp/Fnr family transcriptional regulator, whose protein sequence is MVELEYLKHLPIFEELAPVDLAAIDNVTVERRYKKNMIIFMEGEPGEGFHYVKSGKVKIVKMAQDGREHIINILGPGEVFAEVLLFNRGPYPATSVALEDSVIGIIKNVELENVVVDNPRIALHIIRVMNKKLLHAQMKIKTLALSDTFARTAQILGRLAQQYGREVTGGIRIDIDMTRQDLANLVGTTRETVSRVLSSMKKDKVIDLAEQQIIILDEQRLSRYQEM, encoded by the coding sequence ATGGTGGAATTAGAGTATTTAAAACACCTACCTATTTTTGAGGAGTTGGCTCCGGTTGATCTGGCAGCCATCGACAATGTCACGGTTGAACGCCGTTACAAAAAAAATATGATTATATTTATGGAGGGTGAGCCTGGCGAAGGTTTCCATTATGTTAAAAGCGGTAAAGTAAAAATCGTTAAAATGGCTCAGGATGGTAGAGAGCATATTATCAATATTTTGGGGCCCGGCGAAGTGTTTGCCGAAGTGCTGCTTTTTAACCGTGGACCCTATCCGGCTACATCGGTGGCCTTGGAAGACTCGGTCATTGGAATTATAAAAAATGTGGAACTGGAAAACGTGGTAGTCGACAACCCACGTATTGCATTGCATATTATCAGAGTCATGAATAAAAAGCTGCTGCATGCGCAAATGAAAATTAAGACCCTCGCGTTATCGGATACGTTTGCCCGCACAGCGCAAATCCTTGGCCGGCTGGCCCAGCAGTATGGCCGGGAGGTAACCGGAGGAATTCGGATTGACATTGATATGACCCGCCAGGATTTAGCCAATTTGGTGGGGACAACCCGGGAAACCGTCAGCCGGGTTCTCAGCTCGATGAAAAAGGATAAGGTTATTGATTTAGCCGAACAGCAAATTATTATCCTGGACGAACAGCGCCTGAGCCGCTATCAGGAAATGTAA
- the serA gene encoding phosphoglycerate dehydrogenase yields the protein MKILISEQIAQKGVEKLTQEGASVDIKTNLSREELLAIIGEYDALIVRSNTKVNEELYQKATRLKVVGRAGNGVDNIEMNGATKRGIIVVNTPESNIVSAAELSIGLLFATCRNIPQLHNRLQERVWDRSGLKGMELQGKTVGIVGLGRIGSLVATRLKSFGMNIIAYDPYISDSRFKNLGVEKQEKLEDLMSKCDILTVHTPKTEETYGMIGKDQFKAAKKGMTVINCARAGIVNEAALIEAMKANIVKRAGVDVPEGEPEPTSPLLDVDNVIITPHAGADTVEAQDNVGITVAQEVIAALRGEMVPNAVNLPTLPAQELDTVKAYLKLGETLGKMYYQLEKEAVDKVEIIYRGEVAAMETSVISLAILKGLFEPVLKERINYVNANVIAKSRGVTVTESKESIVENYLTLITVKVKSKGREFTISGTTFGKGELRIVEINGYEFDVHPAPYMLIAENMDKPGVVGQMGTLLGVGKVNIATMQLGRKFTEQQAMMVLTVDSEVSKETLEFLGGVEGILRVRFVKL from the coding sequence ATGAAAATACTTATTTCGGAACAGATTGCACAAAAAGGGGTTGAAAAACTTACGCAAGAAGGCGCGAGTGTTGATATAAAAACCAATCTTTCGCGCGAAGAACTATTGGCAATTATCGGTGAGTATGATGCACTGATTGTCAGAAGCAACACCAAAGTCAATGAAGAATTATATCAAAAAGCCACCCGGTTAAAGGTGGTAGGACGCGCCGGCAATGGTGTCGACAATATTGAAATGAATGGTGCCACCAAACGCGGGATTATTGTTGTCAACACCCCGGAATCCAACATCGTATCGGCAGCCGAACTGAGTATTGGCCTGTTGTTTGCTACCTGCCGCAATATTCCGCAGCTTCATAACCGTCTCCAGGAACGCGTTTGGGATCGTTCCGGCCTTAAAGGCATGGAGCTTCAGGGGAAAACAGTAGGTATTGTGGGTTTGGGACGGATCGGGTCGCTGGTGGCAACCCGGTTGAAATCATTTGGGATGAACATTATTGCCTATGATCCCTATATCAGCGACAGCCGGTTCAAGAATCTGGGTGTGGAGAAACAAGAAAAGCTGGAAGATTTGATGAGCAAGTGCGATATTCTTACCGTGCATACCCCTAAGACTGAAGAAACCTATGGGATGATTGGCAAAGACCAGTTTAAAGCTGCGAAAAAAGGCATGACTGTCATCAATTGTGCCCGGGCCGGTATTGTGAACGAGGCTGCGCTGATTGAGGCCATGAAAGCCAATATCGTCAAACGGGCCGGGGTTGATGTGCCGGAAGGGGAACCTGAGCCTACTTCGCCGCTGTTGGATGTAGACAATGTGATTATAACGCCTCACGCGGGTGCCGATACGGTTGAGGCCCAGGATAATGTCGGTATAACCGTGGCTCAAGAAGTGATTGCCGCGCTAAGGGGAGAAATGGTGCCAAACGCCGTCAATCTGCCTACCCTGCCGGCGCAGGAGCTGGATACCGTCAAAGCCTATCTAAAGCTGGGTGAAACCCTGGGCAAGATGTATTACCAGCTGGAAAAGGAAGCTGTAGATAAGGTAGAGATTATTTACAGAGGCGAGGTTGCGGCCATGGAAACCTCGGTCATTTCACTGGCTATATTGAAGGGCTTGTTTGAGCCGGTTCTTAAAGAGCGGATAAATTATGTGAATGCCAATGTTATTGCTAAAAGCAGGGGTGTTACCGTAACCGAAAGCAAAGAATCTATAGTGGAAAATTACCTGACCTTGATTACCGTCAAGGTTAAATCAAAAGGCCGGGAGTTTACCATCAGCGGCACTACCTTTGGCAAAGGGGAGCTGCGGATTGTTGAAATTAATGGCTATGAATTTGATGTTCATCCTGCTCCTTATATGCTGATCGCGGAAAACATGGATAAACCCGGTGTTGTCGGACAAATGGGAACCTTACTGGGGGTTGGCAAGGTCAATATTGCCACCATGCAGCTTGGGCGTAAGTTCACCGAGCAGCAGGCCATGATGGTGCTGACCGTTGATTCGGAAGTTTCCAAAGAAACTTTGGAATTCCTTGGCGGGGTCGAAGGCATTCTGCGGGTCCGGTTTGTAAAACTATAG
- a CDS encoding FAD-binding oxidoreductase encodes MSQSVSPQSVEELQHLVRTAAAAGSPIYTYRSGQSEGVMLDLSNLNQIFEIDAANLVAVVGPGVTLGILAARLAEQGLRFIPADTPFYQDKTMGRLFYEGCSNLSSLKYGSAKHFLMGSEIVLPDGELLTTGGKTVKNVTGYDFTRFFNAPYTDYGITVKFLLKLLPLPETRTGLAVAFNEVDEVLAFARDLKENGVVPAYLLWVDRNVQDFFQEPPQGQLVLLEFDGLQEESGEQCQNAAVLIQKHGGTIRERNEGRGQTASRWSALYRCADKYVLTDEYKMAFTRQAEFISLFYELAGRRGVKAGLFGQVAEGKLNLVFAGVQPEHAFIEELAAALIRAGGVLAGKYDRLTGKCRSGPLAELEQRAKAAFDPKQILNRPTLQEVK; translated from the coding sequence GTGAGCCAATCCGTGTCCCCTCAATCGGTCGAGGAGTTGCAGCACCTGGTGCGGACTGCCGCCGCTGCCGGCAGTCCGATATATACTTACCGCTCAGGCCAGTCTGAGGGAGTAATGCTTGATTTGTCCAACCTGAATCAAATTTTCGAAATTGACGCCGCCAACCTTGTCGCCGTCGTCGGTCCCGGCGTTACCCTCGGCATCCTGGCCGCCAGGCTGGCTGAGCAGGGCCTGCGCTTTATCCCGGCCGACACTCCCTTTTATCAGGACAAAACAATGGGCCGGTTGTTTTATGAAGGCTGTTCCAACCTGTCCAGCCTTAAATACGGGAGTGCCAAGCATTTTCTGATGGGCTCGGAAATTGTCCTGCCTGACGGCGAACTATTAACAACAGGCGGGAAAACCGTTAAGAATGTAACCGGCTATGATTTTACCCGTTTTTTTAACGCGCCTTATACCGATTATGGTATTACGGTTAAGTTTCTGTTAAAGCTGCTGCCCTTACCGGAAACACGTACCGGGCTTGCCGTCGCCTTTAATGAGGTGGATGAGGTGCTGGCTTTTGCCCGGGATTTGAAAGAGAACGGTGTGGTGCCGGCGTATCTGTTATGGGTGGACAGGAATGTGCAAGACTTTTTTCAGGAGCCGCCGCAGGGCCAGCTTGTCTTGCTGGAGTTTGACGGTCTGCAGGAAGAGTCCGGTGAGCAATGTCAGAATGCCGCTGTTCTCATCCAGAAGCATGGCGGCACAATCCGGGAGCGCAATGAAGGTCGCGGGCAAACGGCAAGCCGCTGGAGCGCTCTTTACCGGTGTGCCGATAAGTATGTACTGACCGATGAATATAAAATGGCTTTTACCCGCCAGGCGGAATTCATCAGCCTGTTTTACGAATTAGCCGGGCGCCGCGGGGTTAAAGCCGGCCTGTTCGGCCAGGTGGCCGAAGGCAAACTTAACCTTGTTTTTGCCGGAGTGCAGCCGGAGCACGCCTTTATTGAGGAACTTGCCGCAGCCCTGATACGGGCAGGCGGCGTTCTTGCCGGCAAGTATGACCGCCTGACGGGAAAATGCCGGAGCGGCCCCCTGGCAGAGCTTGAGCAGCGGGCCAAAGCCGCTTTTGACCCCAAACAGATTTTAAATCGACCGACCTTACAGGAGGTGAAATAA
- a CDS encoding (Fe-S)-binding protein, protein MEQHYAKWQQQLVKCIRCGTCRSVCPVFQVSDNENTTARGKVKLLEAVSEGKLALTPELQARMSKCLLCKACAPGCPSGVRTDELFLSARRALAVKNGLPIAKKLAFTGLTYRKLFDLGLKMGAAFQSIVFKDAPGGRGKLARFPLPGAGLSQRRIIPPLASTPLRSRLPETSKVASPKARVAFYTGCMLNYVYPESGEAIVKILKAHDVEVVIPARQSCCGTPAFTSGDYQVGRYLAEENVKVLAAGNYDAIITGCASCGAALKHEYGAIIEDPAVKTAWEALAAKVKDITQFVAEVGLKQDLREVKAKITYHDPCHLVRGMGVTKEPRQLLKAIPGVEYAEMKDAAKCCGAGGTFSMAYYDIARTINDWKLDNAEKTGAGILATGCSACRMHITDGLGQRGSSMRVLHTAEIIAQAYGLD, encoded by the coding sequence ATGGAGCAGCATTATGCTAAGTGGCAGCAACAACTGGTCAAATGTATTCGCTGTGGCACCTGCCGGTCGGTTTGCCCGGTATTTCAAGTCTCCGACAATGAAAATACCACAGCCAGAGGCAAAGTAAAGCTGCTGGAAGCTGTCAGCGAAGGCAAGCTGGCACTGACCCCTGAGCTGCAAGCCAGGATGTCCAAGTGCTTGCTGTGCAAAGCCTGTGCTCCCGGCTGTCCCTCAGGTGTCAGAACCGATGAACTGTTTTTAAGTGCCAGACGCGCCCTGGCCGTGAAAAACGGCCTGCCAATAGCCAAGAAGCTGGCCTTTACCGGCCTGACTTATCGTAAGCTGTTTGATCTGGGGCTCAAAATGGGTGCCGCCTTCCAGAGCATTGTCTTCAAAGACGCTCCTGGCGGCAGAGGCAAGCTGGCGCGCTTTCCCCTGCCTGGCGCCGGGCTTAGTCAGCGGCGCATCATCCCGCCGTTAGCTTCCACGCCCTTAAGAAGCCGCCTGCCGGAAACCAGCAAGGTAGCTTCCCCCAAGGCCAGAGTGGCATTTTATACCGGCTGCATGCTCAATTATGTTTATCCGGAATCAGGGGAAGCCATTGTCAAAATCCTCAAAGCCCACGATGTGGAAGTGGTTATTCCGGCCAGGCAGAGCTGCTGCGGGACACCGGCCTTTACCTCCGGCGACTATCAGGTGGGGCGGTATCTGGCTGAGGAAAATGTTAAAGTGCTGGCAGCCGGCAACTATGACGCCATTATCACCGGCTGCGCTTCGTGCGGAGCCGCCTTAAAACACGAATACGGCGCTATTATCGAAGATCCGGCCGTGAAAACAGCCTGGGAAGCGCTGGCCGCCAAAGTAAAGGATATTACCCAGTTCGTGGCCGAAGTGGGGCTCAAACAGGATTTGCGGGAAGTAAAGGCTAAAATTACCTATCACGACCCCTGCCATTTAGTCCGCGGCATGGGTGTTACCAAAGAGCCGCGTCAGCTGTTAAAGGCCATTCCCGGCGTGGAATACGCCGAAATGAAGGATGCCGCCAAATGCTGCGGTGCCGGCGGCACCTTCAGCATGGCCTATTATGATATTGCCCGGACCATCAATGACTGGAAACTGGATAATGCGGAAAAGACGGGTGCCGGTATTCTGGCCACCGGTTGTTCGGCCTGCCGGATGCATATTACCGACGGACTGGGACAGCGCGGCAGCAGCATGCGGGTATTACACACGGCCGAAATTATTGCCCAGGCGTACGGCCTGGACTAG
- a CDS encoding FAD-binding oxidoreductase: MEQQMLAELKRLVGAQYVMEQLEDRICYSFDATFRDFPPDVVVKPGSVEEIVAIVKLARQYNVPVTARGAATGLSGGSVPVQGGIALVLTRLNRIIEIDKANRVAVVETGVITEAFVNAVNQAGLFYPPDPASAKTSTMGGNIAECAGGPRGVKYGITRDYVLGLEVVLPDGSVVELGNKFDGDMAGPDWTMLLVGSEGTLGIVTKIYLKLVDKPSAKQTLLAIFNSLDDAANTVSEMIASGTIPTTLEIMDNLTIRAVEDYLKVGLPVNAEAILLIEVDGSAAAIAKQAGHVMKVCKQCGATEIQAASTPEDIDKLWQARRAISPACGKINPTKISEDATVPRSQIPAMVRRLREIAQKYNLKMVIFGHAGDGNLHPNILSNKHDHEEMERVEQAVEELFKAALDLGGTLSGEHGIGYMKAPFLKWETGETGFAAGQKIKQVMDEQGLLNPGKLFNA; the protein is encoded by the coding sequence ATGGAGCAGCAAATGCTTGCTGAGTTAAAACGGCTGGTTGGCGCCCAATATGTTATGGAGCAGCTGGAAGACCGCATCTGTTATTCCTTTGACGCCACCTTCCGGGATTTCCCCCCCGATGTGGTGGTTAAGCCCGGCAGTGTGGAGGAGATTGTAGCTATCGTCAAACTGGCAAGGCAGTACAATGTGCCGGTAACAGCCAGAGGCGCGGCCACCGGTCTGTCCGGCGGCTCGGTACCGGTGCAGGGCGGTATCGCCCTGGTGCTTACCCGGCTTAACCGGATTATAGAAATTGATAAAGCCAACCGGGTGGCGGTGGTGGAAACCGGGGTGATTACCGAAGCCTTTGTCAATGCCGTAAACCAGGCCGGCTTGTTCTATCCGCCTGATCCGGCCAGCGCCAAGACCTCCACCATGGGCGGCAATATCGCCGAATGCGCCGGCGGCCCCCGTGGGGTCAAATACGGCATTACCAGGGATTATGTGCTGGGGCTGGAGGTCGTGCTGCCTGACGGCAGTGTTGTCGAACTGGGCAACAAATTTGACGGCGATATGGCCGGGCCGGACTGGACTATGCTGCTGGTCGGCTCGGAGGGGACGCTGGGTATTGTTACTAAAATCTACCTGAAGCTTGTCGATAAACCCAGCGCCAAACAAACCCTGCTGGCTATTTTTAACAGCCTGGATGATGCTGCCAACACGGTCAGTGAAATGATTGCCTCCGGCACTATTCCGACCACCCTGGAAATTATGGATAACCTGACCATCCGGGCGGTGGAGGATTACCTTAAGGTTGGCCTGCCGGTTAATGCCGAGGCCATTCTCCTGATAGAAGTGGACGGCAGCGCGGCCGCCATTGCCAAACAGGCCGGACATGTCATGAAGGTGTGCAAACAGTGCGGCGCCACCGAGATCCAGGCAGCCTCGACGCCTGAGGACATTGACAAACTGTGGCAGGCCCGCCGCGCTATTTCTCCGGCCTGCGGCAAGATCAACCCGACTAAAATCTCCGAAGACGCCACCGTGCCGCGCAGCCAGATTCCGGCCATGGTTCGCCGGCTGCGGGAGATTGCCCAAAAATATAATTTAAAGATGGTTATTTTTGGCCATGCCGGTGACGGCAATCTCCATCCCAATATTTTGAGCAATAAGCACGACCATGAAGAGATGGAACGGGTCGAGCAAGCGGTGGAGGAATTGTTTAAAGCTGCGTTGGACCTTGGCGGCACGCTGTCCGGCGAACATGGCATCGGCTATATGAAAGCGCCGTTTCTCAAATGGGAGACAGGCGAAACCGGTTTCGCCGCCGGGCAGAAGATTAAACAGGTAATGGATGAACAGGGACTGCTGAATCCTGGTAAATTGTTTAATGCCTAA
- a CDS encoding 4Fe-4S dicluster domain-containing protein — translation MLKIVTRYCKGCGICVEFCPKKVLQLDEMGKIEVAAADNCVACGQCELRCPDYAIYVTADK, via the coding sequence ATGCTAAAAATCGTGACCCGGTACTGCAAGGGCTGTGGCATCTGTGTTGAGTTCTGCCCGAAAAAAGTACTGCAGCTTGATGAAATGGGCAAGATTGAGGTGGCTGCTGCCGACAACTGTGTGGCCTGCGGACAATGCGAGCTCAGATGCCCGGATTATGCCATTTATGTAACTGCAGATAAATAG
- a CDS encoding 2-oxoacid:acceptor oxidoreductase subunit alpha codes for MAKAVLMQGNHACAEGALAAGARFFAGYPITPSTEVAELLARRLPQVGGTFIQMEDEIAGMAATIGASLTGVKSLTATSGPGFSLKQELIGYASMAEVPCVIVNVQRVGPSTGQPTSPAQADIMQARWGSHGDRGVIALSPASVPECFSLTVEAFNLAEKYRTPVVLLLDEIIGHMREKIELPEPDSLKLISRKKPALPPGEFLPYKPEADGVPPMPAYGDGYRFHVTGLAHDYTGFPSGANSTSHELIARLHTKITDHIDDIVTFEEQQLDDAEVAVIAFGGTARTAYAAIEMAREQGIRAGLFRPITIWPSPEKQLAALAKQVKTIIVAELNYGQYVDEVERIVAGQARVISLAKWNNDPIAPAEMLAAIAEANVK; via the coding sequence ATGGCAAAAGCAGTACTGATGCAGGGAAATCATGCTTGTGCAGAAGGCGCGCTTGCCGCCGGTGCCAGGTTTTTCGCCGGCTATCCGATAACACCGTCTACCGAGGTGGCCGAGCTGTTGGCCAGGCGCCTGCCGCAGGTGGGCGGTACCTTTATCCAAATGGAGGACGAGATTGCCGGCATGGCCGCCACCATCGGCGCCTCACTGACAGGTGTGAAATCCCTGACAGCCACCAGCGGTCCCGGTTTTTCCCTGAAACAGGAGTTAATTGGCTATGCCTCTATGGCCGAAGTACCCTGTGTTATCGTCAATGTACAGCGGGTTGGCCCCAGCACCGGCCAGCCGACCTCGCCGGCCCAGGCCGATATCATGCAGGCCCGCTGGGGTTCCCATGGCGACAGGGGAGTTATTGCCCTCAGCCCTGCCAGTGTCCCGGAATGTTTCAGCCTGACGGTGGAGGCCTTTAATCTGGCTGAGAAATATCGCACGCCGGTAGTGCTGCTGCTGGACGAAATCATCGGTCATATGCGGGAAAAAATCGAGCTGCCCGAGCCGGACAGCCTGAAGCTTATTAGCCGGAAAAAGCCCGCTTTGCCGCCGGGCGAGTTTCTTCCTTATAAGCCGGAAGCAGATGGTGTTCCCCCCATGCCGGCCTATGGTGACGGCTACCGGTTTCATGTAACCGGGCTGGCCCATGATTATACCGGCTTTCCCAGCGGTGCCAACAGTACTTCGCATGAATTGATTGCCAGGCTGCATACCAAAATTACCGATCATATTGATGATATTGTTACCTTTGAAGAACAGCAGCTGGACGATGCCGAGGTTGCCGTTATTGCCTTCGGCGGTACGGCCCGTACGGCCTATGCCGCCATTGAAATGGCGCGTGAACAGGGAATCAGGGCAGGCTTGTTCCGGCCCATTACCATCTGGCCGTCGCCGGAAAAACAGCTTGCCGCCCTGGCGAAGCAGGTCAAAACCATTATTGTGGCCGAACTCAACTACGGGCAGTATGTCGATGAAGTGGAGCGGATTGTTGCCGGACAGGCCCGGGTGATATCGCTGGCCAAATGGAATAATGATCCGATTGCACCTGCCGAAATGCTGGCAGCCATTGCCGAAGCAAACGTCAAATAG
- a CDS encoding 2-oxoacid:ferredoxin oxidoreductase subunit beta — MEQLLEKYFRPKLPHMWCPGCGNGIVTAAIVRAIDKLGLDQDKTTIVSGIGCSSRAPGYLHFDTLHTAHGRALPFATGIKLTKPGHKVLVITGDGDATAIGGNHFIHAARRNIDLTVIVFNNNIYGMTGGQYSPLTPHLAKATTAPYGNVDRAFDLAELAKGAGATFVARSTTYHAKQLAELVAKAIQHEGFAVVEAMTGCPISFGRQNKLGKPAALLAWQRDNTVPVEAMGKLTPEQLAGKIPIGLLHQKTAPEYTAEYGKIIKQAMGGRS, encoded by the coding sequence ATGGAACAATTACTGGAAAAATACTTTCGCCCCAAACTGCCGCATATGTGGTGTCCCGGCTGTGGCAATGGCATTGTAACGGCCGCCATTGTCCGGGCTATTGACAAGCTGGGGCTTGATCAGGATAAAACCACCATTGTGTCGGGAATTGGCTGCTCGTCACGGGCTCCCGGCTATCTGCATTTTGACACCCTGCATACGGCCCATGGCCGGGCGCTGCCGTTTGCTACCGGGATTAAGCTGACCAAGCCGGGGCACAAGGTGCTGGTTATTACCGGTGATGGCGATGCTACCGCTATTGGCGGCAATCATTTCATTCATGCTGCCAGACGCAACATTGATCTTACTGTCATTGTCTTTAACAACAATATCTATGGTATGACCGGCGGGCAGTACTCGCCGCTGACGCCCCATCTGGCCAAAGCCACCACCGCCCCTTACGGCAATGTTGACCGCGCTTTTGATTTAGCTGAGCTGGCCAAAGGGGCCGGTGCCACCTTTGTTGCCAGGTCAACCACCTACCATGCCAAGCAGCTTGCCGAACTGGTAGCCAAAGCCATCCAGCACGAAGGCTTTGCCGTGGTGGAAGCCATGACCGGCTGTCCCATCTCGTTCGGCAGGCAGAACAAGCTGGGAAAACCGGCCGCACTGCTGGCCTGGCAGCGGGACAATACCGTGCCGGTCGAAGCCATGGGCAAGCTTACACCGGAGCAGCTGGCCGGGAAAATTCCCATAGGTCTGCTGCATCAGAAAACTGCGCCTGAATATACGGCCGAATACGGCAAAATCATCAAACAAGCGATGGGAGGGCGTTCTTAG
- a CDS encoding 2-oxoacid:acceptor oxidoreductase family protein gives MMEVRLSGSGGQGLILAGIILAEAAIADGKEAIQSQSYGPEARGGSSKSEVIISDARIHYPKVATPDLLLAMTQEALNKYGPDLKEDGLLIIDSTFVRDVPAHYKQVHAVPITQLAKDKCGRELFANIVALGTIAKLTDTVGLTALEQAVLARVPKGTEEMNRLALQTGYQAV, from the coding sequence ATGATGGAAGTCAGATTAAGCGGCTCAGGCGGGCAGGGATTGATCCTGGCCGGCATCATTCTGGCCGAAGCCGCCATTGCCGACGGCAAAGAGGCCATACAGTCCCAGTCCTACGGGCCGGAAGCCCGCGGCGGCTCCAGCAAATCGGAGGTCATTATCAGTGATGCACGCATCCATTATCCTAAAGTTGCGACTCCTGACCTGCTTCTGGCCATGACCCAGGAAGCACTCAATAAATATGGTCCGGACCTCAAGGAAGACGGCCTGCTCATTATTGACAGCACCTTTGTCCGGGATGTGCCGGCACACTACAAACAGGTGCATGCCGTTCCCATTACCCAACTGGCAAAAGATAAGTGCGGCCGTGAACTGTTCGCCAACATCGTTGCCCTCGGGACCATTGCCAAACTCACCGATACCGTCGGCCTGACCGCTCTGGAACAGGCCGTGCTGGCCCGTGTGCCCAAAGGAACTGAGGAAATGAACAGGCTGGCGCTCCAAACCGGTTATCAGGCTGTGTAA